The Streptococcus sp. DTU_2020_1001019_1_SI_AUS_MUR_006 sequence ATGCATATCCAGCTACCATAAGAAAAGTTGCCAAAACCAATCCAAGCCACTGCCATTTTCCTTTAAAACCTGCAAAGTAACCCTGCAAGCCATGGAAAAGCAAGCTGAAAAACATCCAATGAGGATAACCTGAGATTAGGTCAATAATGAAACCTCCTAGACCTCCGACAATAGCTCCTTCCCGTTTTCCATAATAAAAAGCAGTAAAGAAAATACCAGCATCTAGTAGAGTTAAGATTCCTGTTTGGGTTGGGATTTTGACAATATAACCTAAAACTACCGATAGGGCAGTTAGTATTGATAATAGGGCGATTTTACTTGTTTTGGTTTGCTTCATACTGTCTCACTCCATATTGATCTGCTTGTGCAATGGCACGGTAAACAAAGGCTTTGGAAGTTTCAATTGCTGGTAATAGTTCCTCTCCCTTGACTAACTGACTAGCAATACTTGATGCAAAGGTACATCCTGCACCAGCATTTTGTCCTTGGATAACTGGATTTTCAAGAATCGTGAAATTCTCCCCATCATAAAAGACATCCACAGCCTTATCCTGACTGAGGCGATTTCCACCCTTGATAATCACTGCTGGTGCACCCAAGTCATGTAATTTCTGCGCTGCAGCCTTCATATCTTCCAGACTTTCAATCTTTTGGCCTGCAAGCAACTCTGCCTCAGGAAGATTCGGAGTAATCACTGATACATAAGGGAAAAAGCGAATCAACTCTTGACAGAGCTCACTGACTGCAACGTCGTGCGTTTCCTTACAAACCAATACAGGGTCCAAGACTACTGGAACTCCTAATCTTTCCTTAATGAAATTCAATGCTTTTTCAGCAACACCGACTGTCGGCAAGAGACCAATCTTAATCCCTCCAAAGTCTACACTTTTCAGGCTATCCAACTGTTGTTGGAAAATAGTCTCATCCGTCGGAAAGACTTCAAAACCATTTTCTGTCAAAGCAGTCAAGCAGGTCATGGCTACAAATCCATGCAAACCATTCAAAGTATAGGTGGCAAGGTCAGCAGCCAGTCCACCTCCACTAAAAATATCATTTCCTGAAAGTGCTAAAATACGATTATTCTTCATAACGAATCTCCTTCAAATACAAACCATTAGGCGCTGCAGTTGGACCTGCCAACTGTCTGTCTTTTTTCTCCAAGATGAGGTCAATCTGTTCAATCGGCATACGGTTGTTACCAATTTTCAGCAGGGTTCCGACCATATTTCGAATCTGCTTATAGAGGAAACCATTGCCTGAGAAGGTAAAGGTCAAAAACTGCCCTGTTTTATCAACCCTAAGACTAGCTTCTGTAATCGTCCTAACCTTGTCCTCCACGCTAGTTCCTGATGCTGTAAAACCAGTAAAGTCATGCGTTCCTTCCAGTTTTTTTACAGCAAGCTGCATCCGCTCCACATCGAGTGGATAGGGATAATGAGTCGCATAATGGCGACGCATAGGATTTTTAGGACGTCCTCTATCCACGATAAACTCGTAGGTCTTGCTATGCTTGGCATAACGGCAATGAAAATCATCGGCCACAATCTCAATCGAAATCACATCGATATCTTCAGGGCTTTGGGTATCGAGAGCAAAGCGAAGTTTCTCCTCATCCATCTGATAGGGAAGATCAAAGTGGATGACCTGTCCTAAAGCATGAACGCCACTGTCCGTTCGCCCAGCGCCATGAATGGTAATAGCTTGTCCTTTATTTAATTTGGTTAAAGTTTTTTCAATTTCCTCCTGAACACTACGCGCATGAGGTTGCCGCTGAAAACCAGCAAAAGCGTAGCCATCATAGGAAATGATTGCTTTATATCTAGTCATGTATCTATTTTATCAAGAAAATTTCTCTGCAACAAGTTTGAAAACCAAAAATTGTACGGGGACAGTTCTTGGTATCATCTAGTTTTTATCTAGATCTTCTCATTATGTATTTTCTCTCTGGAACTTCAATGGTTTCAACGATTTCAAATCCCTCTTTGTGGTAGAGATTTTTGGCTCTTTGATTTGATTCAAAAACCGTTAGGGAAATACTCTCTATTTCTTTATTTTCAAACATTTCTTGAAGAAAGTATTGAAAAGCTTTTCGACCTAATCCTTTCCCCTGCTTATGTGGAGCTATGAGAAATCTTCCAATATGAAGATTTTTATCTTCTAGTTTGATTTTCTGGATGATGCCTACAAACTCTTCTCCAGCAAAAATGGAAAAAATCCCTTCCATCTTTTGCAAAGATTGGGCAATCAAGGGATAAGAAATCTTTGGTCCCATCCATTGCTTCTGAAAACTTTCTCCCAAAGCATTAGACCACTGACAAATGAGTTGGGCATTTTCTAACTGAAGTCCTTTTTCAAAGTGAATTTTCATATTTGTTCCTAAAACTTCTCCTGCATCCAACTATTATACTCTTTCTTTTATCTTTTCCGAATAAATAAGTATGATTCATCTTTACTTTTTTCTTGTTGGAGCGATTCTTGCTTCCTTTCTAGGTTTAGTCGTTGATCGTTTTCCTGAGCAATCCATCGTCTTTCCTGCTAGCCACTGTGATTCTTGTCAGACTCATTTGAAACCACTGGATTTGATTCCGATTGTTTCTCAAGTAGTCTATCGCTTTCGCTGTCGCTATTGCAAGGCTCGCTATCCTGTTTGGTATGCCCTCTTTGAGTTGTGCTTAGGACTGCTCTTTCTAGCTGGGTCTTTGGGATTTCTAACTCTAAGTCAAGTCATCCTAGTCACTGCTGGCTTGACTTTGAGCATCTATGACCTTCGTCATCAAGAATATCCCTTGCTAGTCTGGCTGACTTTCCACCTAGTCCTCATGGTATGCTGTGGTTGGAATCTAATCATGGCTTTCTTCTTGATTCTTGGAATCATTGCCCATGTTATTGATATTCGCATTGGAGCAGGTGATTTTCTCTTTCTAGCCTCTTGTGCACTCGCCTTTACACTTACAGAAATTCTGATTTTAATTCAATTTGCTTCCACAACTGGCATTCTAGCCTTTCTCCTACTAAAGAAAAAGGAAAGACTTCCTTTTGTGCCCTTCCTCTTGCTTGCTGCTTGCATGATTATTTTTGGTAAGCTACTGCTTGTCTGATAAAGTCAGCGATTTCTGCTACTTGTCCTCCATGTAGAGCCTTAACAATCTTGGAACCGACGATAACGCCATCTGATACTGCATTAAAGCGTTCTACATCAGCTTGTGTGGATACACCAAAACCGGTCAAGACTGGAATGTCAGCCACTTGATGCAGTTGAGCCAAGTGCTTGTCCAAGTCATCTCGGTAATTTCCTGCTTTCCCTGTCACCCCGTTAATGGCAACAGCATAAACAAAACCTTCTGCCCCTTCAATGAGTTCTTTTTGACGCTCCATTCCTGTCGTCAAGCTGACAAGTGGAATCAAAGCAATGTCTGTATTCACCAAAAAGGGCTCTACAAAGTTAGCATGCTCATGAGGCAGGTCTGGAATAATCAATCCCTTAACCGCTGTATCAGAAAGGTCTTTGACAAATTTCTCAATACCGTACTGAAAGAGGGGGTTAAAGTAGGTCATGATAACAAGTGGAACTTCTGTTTCAATAGTCTTCAAAGTTTCAACTAAAGCCTGGGTAGAGGTTCCGCGAGCTAGACTGCTCAAGCCTGCTTCTTCGATAACTGGACCGTCTGCAACAGGGTCTGAAAAGGGAACTCCTATCTCAATGGTAGACACACCCAAGTCTTCTAAAAAGTGGATTGTTTCAGCAAGACCATCTAATCCTTTTTCGTGGTCTCCAGCCATGATATAGGGAACAAAAATTCCCTTTCCTGCTGCTTTAATTGCATTCAATTTTTCTGTTAGTGTCTTAGGCATGAGCTTCTCCCTTCTTTGCTGCGTCTGCTTCCAAGCGGTCTTTAACTTGAACTACATCCTTGTCTCCGCGACCTGATAGACAGACAATCATAGACTTGTCTGGACCAAGTTCTTTGGCTAATTTCACCGCAAAGGCGATAGCGTGACTAGACTCCAAGGCAGGGATAATCCCTTCCACACGAGACAAGAGTTGGAATCCTTCCAAGGCCTCTTCATCTGTCACAGGAACATAGGTCGCACGCTTGATATCGTGGTAATGAGAATGTTCTGGACCGATACCTGGGTAGTCCAAACCTGCTGAGATAGAGAAGGCTTCTAAGATTTGTCCATGGGCATCTTGGAGAACATCCATGAGAGAACCGTGAAGAACTCCTGGGCGACCCTTGGTCAAGGTAGCTGCGTGATGCTCTGTATCCACACCAAGTCCTGCCGCTTCAGCTCCATACATAGCTACAGATTCATCTTCCACAAATGGATGGAAGAGACCGATAGCATTAGAACCACCACCTACACAGGCTACTAGGGCATCTGGCAAATCTTGCCCTGTCAAGTCACGGTACTGTTGTTTTGCTTCTCGACCGATAACACTTTGGAAATCACGCACAATTTCTGGAAAAGGATGAGGCCCCAAGGCAGAACCAAGGATATAGTGGGTATCATCGATGTTGGCTACCCATGAACGAAGGGCTGCATTGACCGCGTCTTTAAGC is a genomic window containing:
- a CDS encoding bifunctional hydroxymethylpyrimidine kinase/phosphomethylpyrimidine kinase, which gives rise to MKNNRILALSGNDIFSGGGLAADLATYTLNGLHGFVAMTCLTALTENGFEVFPTDETIFQQQLDSLKSVDFGGIKIGLLPTVGVAEKALNFIKERLGVPVVLDPVLVCKETHDVAVSELCQELIRFFPYVSVITPNLPEAELLAGQKIESLEDMKAAAQKLHDLGAPAVIIKGGNRLSQDKAVDVFYDGENFTILENPVIQGQNAGAGCTFASSIASQLVKGEELLPAIETSKAFVYRAIAQADQYGVRQYEANQNK
- a CDS encoding ECF transporter S component, with the translated sequence MKQTKTSKIALLSILTALSVVLGYIVKIPTQTGILTLLDAGIFFTAFYYGKREGAIVGGLGGFIIDLISGYPHWMFFSLLFHGLQGYFAGFKGKWQWLGLVLATFLMVAGYACATSWMKGLGAALTDIPHNLLQNFVGMIAGYLLYRSIKKISKQ
- the trpB gene encoding tryptophan synthase subunit beta encodes the protein MAYQEPNKDGFYGKFGGRFVPETLMTAVLDLEEAYRESQADPSFQEELNQLLRQYVGRETPLYYAKNLTQHIGGAKIYLKREDLNHTGAHKINNALGQVLLAKRMGKKKIIAETGAGQHGVATATAAALFNMECTIYMGEEDVKRQALNVFRMELLGAKVEAVTDGSRVLKDAVNAALRSWVANIDDTHYILGSALGPHPFPEIVRDFQSVIGREAKQQYRDLTGQDLPDALVACVGGGSNAIGLFHPFVEDESVAMYGAEAAGLGVDTEHHAATLTKGRPGVLHGSLMDVLQDAHGQILEAFSISAGLDYPGIGPEHSHYHDIKRATYVPVTDEEALEGFQLLSRVEGIIPALESSHAIAFAVKLAKELGPDKSMIVCLSGRGDKDVVQVKDRLEADAAKKGEAHA
- a CDS encoding N-acetyltransferase → MKIHFEKGLQLENAQLICQWSNALGESFQKQWMGPKISYPLIAQSLQKMEGIFSIFAGEEFVGIIQKIKLEDKNLHIGRFLIAPHKQGKGLGRKAFQYFLQEMFENKEIESISLTVFESNQRAKNLYHKEGFEIVETIEVPERKYIMRRSR
- the trpA gene encoding tryptophan synthase subunit alpha, giving the protein MPKTLTEKLNAIKAAGKGIFVPYIMAGDHEKGLDGLAETIHFLEDLGVSTIEIGVPFSDPVADGPVIEEAGLSSLARGTSTQALVETLKTIETEVPLVIMTYFNPLFQYGIEKFVKDLSDTAVKGLIIPDLPHEHANFVEPFLVNTDIALIPLVSLTTGMERQKELIEGAEGFVYAVAINGVTGKAGNYRDDLDKHLAQLHQVADIPVLTGFGVSTQADVERFNAVSDGVIVGSKIVKALHGGQVAEIADFIRQAVAYQK
- a CDS encoding prepilin peptidase yields the protein MIHLYFFLVGAILASFLGLVVDRFPEQSIVFPASHCDSCQTHLKPLDLIPIVSQVVYRFRCRYCKARYPVWYALFELCLGLLFLAGSLGFLTLSQVILVTAGLTLSIYDLRHQEYPLLVWLTFHLVLMVCCGWNLIMAFFLILGIIAHVIDIRIGAGDFLFLASCALAFTLTEILILIQFASTTGILAFLLLKKKERLPFVPFLLLAACMIIFGKLLLV
- the truA gene encoding tRNA pseudouridine(38-40) synthase TruA, which gives rise to MTRYKAIISYDGYAFAGFQRQPHARSVQEEIEKTLTKLNKGQAITIHGAGRTDSGVHALGQVIHFDLPYQMDEEKLRFALDTQSPEDIDVISIEIVADDFHCRYAKHSKTYEFIVDRGRPKNPMRRHYATHYPYPLDVERMQLAVKKLEGTHDFTGFTASGTSVEDKVRTITEASLRVDKTGQFLTFTFSGNGFLYKQIRNMVGTLLKIGNNRMPIEQIDLILEKKDRQLAGPTAAPNGLYLKEIRYEE